The Candidatus Latescibacterota bacterium genome segment AGCTGCAGGAGAGTAATGAGAAGAAACTGGAGCAGATGAGGGAGACTGTAGACGAAAAACTCCAGAAAACGCTGGAAAAAAGACTTGGTGAATCTTTCAAGCTGGTCAGTGAACGGCTGGAAGCGGTCCAGAAAGGCCTCGGTGAGATGAAGAGCCTCGCCACAGGAGTCGGAGACCTGAAAAAAGTCCTGACAAATGTCAAGGCGAGAGGGATATGGGGCGAGGTACAACTGGGCGCTCTTCTCGAACAGGTGTTGACGCCGGAGCAGTACGGAACGAATATAGCGACGAAGAAAGACTCGGCGGACAGGGTGGAGTTCGCCATCAGGCTGCCCGGACCGGATGAGGATCCTGATGAATGTGTCTGGCTGCCGATTGATGCAAAATTTCCCCAGGAAGATTATCTGCGGCTTGTCGACGCGTCGGAGGCGGCCGATCCCGCCGCGGTGCAGCAGGCATCAGCGGCACTGGTCAGGGCAGTACACACCTCGGCGAAAGATATCAGGGATAAATATCTGGACCCTCCGAATACGACCGACTTTGCGATCATGTTCCTTCCGACCGAGGGACTTTATGCCGAGATCCTCCGTCAGCCTGGAGAAGTCGAACGCCTTCAGAATGAATTCCGTATCGTGGTGACAGGGCCGACCACCCTGGCCGCGACTCTCAGCAGCCTCAGGATGGGGTTCCGGACCCTTGCGATCGAGAAACGTTCCAGCGAGGTGTGGAAAGTGCTTTCGGCGGTCAAAACGGAGTTCGGTAAATTCGGGACTATACTCGATAAAGTCCAGAAACAGCTCAATGCAGCATCGAATACTATCGAAAGCACCGGAGCCAGGACGAGGGCCATGGAGAGGAAGTTAAGAGAAGTCGAGACTCTTCCAGAAAGTGAATCGGGCGCACTCCTTGAACTCTCTGACGGCAAACTGGATGAAGCTGAGGAGACAGCTCCCGAAGAATAGGGATAGCAATAGTCGAGGATACCGACTCGATCGGTAGAATGGACAATCCTGTCATCATCGATCAATTGGACCTGCCAGGTGAATACTCTCTCACTCTGAATATAATTATTTGAATTTCACGAAAATTCTGTACAATAGGAACTTGCTGATAAATCAATGAACAGTTGGTGGGTCGAACCGGAGGGGGGAGTGTGTCCAGGCCGAACGGTCAGGGGATAAAAGGGGGCGCGACCTATGGGAATCAGTACGGAGATCGACAGGGAGTCCGGTCTCAGGATACATGTCGTCACAGGACGTCTGACGATGGAAGACCTCATCGGCAGTCTCGAAAAGGTCTATTCCAGGCCTGATTATGATCCGGCCATGAATGTACTATGGGATCTGAGGGATGCTGATTTCAGCGCATTCGTATCCCCTCAGATACAACAGGTGAGGGATTTCGTGACTTCGAACTGGGGTACCGAAGGAACGAGCCACGCCGCAATGGTCGTTTCCAGTGACGAGGCTTTCGGACTTATGAGGATGTACGAATTCTACCTGAAACAGAAATCGAGAAACGAAGTCCAGGTCTTTCGGGATTATGATGAGGCCCTCGACTGGATAACGAAAAAGTAGCCAGCCTGAAGGAAAGGAATAATATGCTGCATTCGAGGTCGTCGGCGACTTTGGTTGGGCTGGTGATTTTGTCAATGGTTCTCGCGCTGTTAGTGTTGCCGGGATGCGCCTCGCGGGAAGGCGGGAACGAAAAAGGAAATGAGGCATCGATGAACCGGATCGCCGAAAGATATGTCAGACTGACTCTGGCGCTGGGTCAGCATGACAAGATGTATGTTGACGCGTATTACGGCCCGGACGAATGGCAGAAAGAAGCTGAATCGGACAGCATGGGCCTCGCGGCGATCGGTTCCGAGACCGGAGAACTTCTCGCTGCCCTGAAAAACCTGAAAGTGGATGGAGATGACGAACTGCTCAGGCTGAGACACTCATTTCTCGCAAGGCACATCGAGGCGCTTGCCACATGGGTGAAAGTAAGGGACGGGGAACGGTTCTCGTTCGATCAGGAAGCCGAAGCCCTTTACGATTCGAAGATACCGACATACGATGAAAGCTATTTTGCGGAGACCCTTGCCGAAATCGACCGGCTTCTCCCACCGGGCGAGGGAAATGTCCAGGAGAGGCTGGAGAAGTACCGTGAGGATTTCATCATTCCGAAAGACAAGGTCGCTGAAATCTTTACGATAGTCCTCGAAGAGGCCAGGACCAGGACAAAGAAGTATATAGAGCTTCCCGAAGGAGAATCTTTCGAAGTGGAATATGTCACGGGCACTTCCTGGGGAGCTTATAACTGGTACAAGGGAAATGCCCGCAGCCTGATCCAGGTGAATACGGACCTCCCCACGTATATTGACAGCCCACTGGGCCTCGCTGCGCATGAGGGATATCCGGGGCATCATGTATATAACGCCCTTCTCGAGAAGAATCTTGCCAGGGAAAGGGGCTGGGTCGAGTACTCTGTCTATCCACTGTTCAGCCCTCTTTCTTTTCTTGCCGAAGGCACAGCCAATTATGGGATAGAGGTAGCTTTTCCCAGCGGTGAACGATTGGCTTATGAGCGCGATGTATTATACCCGTTAGCGGGAATCGACCCGGAGAGAGCTGATGAGTATGCGAGGATTCAGAAGCTGGCGAAGAAGCTGTCGAGGGCAAGGATCCAATCGGCGAGGATGTATCTCGATCAGAAGTGGACGAGAGAAGAGACGATAGACTATCTCTCGAAATACTCTCTTCTTTCAAGGGCCCGAGCCGGGAAGGTGATCGACTTTTTCGATGAGTTCAGGAGTTATATCATAAATTACTATGTCGGTTATGACGTAGTTAAGGAGTATATAGAGGGGATCGAAGGAACAATGGAAGACCCGGCCCTTCAATGGAAAGAGTTTGAAAAGCTTCTCTCAACACCCCGTGTTCCATCGGGCCTGAGCTGATTTACGGGAGTTTTTACTCATAAAATAATCCCGAAATAGTTAAAAAAGCTTTTAGAAATAATCATAAAAGGTGATATTATCCTCTATCTTCGGGTTTAACCGACGGATATTGTCGACAATCAGTTTTTATTGTTTACGCCAACTCGGGAGGTCGCGCCTTGGTAGAAGCTGCCAGAAGAAAACTCAATGAGTCAGCCGGAATGCGATGGTTCGCTCTGATCCTGATCAGTACGCTCCTGTTCAGTACTTACTGGTTCCAGGACTGTCTCGGTCCACTCAAGGGCCTGATGGAGTCTGAGCTGGGACTGAACAGTGATCAGTTCGGGCGTATCGCGTCTTCGACGACCTGGGCAAATCTTGCCCTGATGATCATCGTCGGTGGTATCGCTCTCGACAAATGGGGGATACGAAAGACCGGTACGTTATTCGGCATTCTGGCCGTGGCCGGAGCCGCTATCGTCGCCCTGGCAGCGAAAGGTGTGTTCGGGTCCGATGAAAGATCGACTATGATCTGGATGATAGTCGGGAGGATCCTGTTTGGCACTGGACTTGAGACCGTCTGCGTCATGGTCTCGCGGACGGTGGTGAAGTGGTTCAAGGGCTACGAACTGGCTCTCGCGATGGGTATCAACGTGGGGTTCGGCCGTCTCGGTTCTGCCGGCACGAACTTCTTCGGTGTCGAGATAGCGAACAACAGCGTGTTTACAGGTGTATCGTTCGCGGCGACGCTGATCGGCGTTTCGCTCATCTGCTTCCTTGTCTACCTGATCCTGGACGTCAAGTTCGACAAGGCGGCCGGTATCCAGGCGGGAGAAGGGGACGGAGACAAGTTCAAGTTCAAGGATCTCACCGATTTGATCACCAATCATTCGTTTATTTTTATCGCTCTTCTCTGCGTGGCGTTCTACTCGGCGGTATTTCCCTTCGTGCAGTACGCGCCTGACCTTTTAATCAATAAGTTCGGGTTTACATCGACACTGCCTGATATGGCGGGGTGGTCGTTTGTGGAGAAGTTCAAGGCCTTCTTCCAGAACGGGCCGAAGGTGACGAGCCTCATTCCTCTCGGGACGATACTCTTCACCCCGATCTTCGGTCGTCTGGTCGACAAGAAGGGCAAGGCCGCGACACTGATGATCATCGGTTCGCTTCTGCTCATTTTTGCCCATCTTTCGCTTTCGGTCTTCAACAATATAATTCTTGGTTACTTTGGTCTGTTAGCTCTGGGCGTCGCTTTTTCGCTGGTACCAGCCGCGATGTGGCCTTCGGTCGCGAAGATCGTGCCCGAGAACAGGCTGGGAACAGCCTACGCGACCATGTTTACCATTCAGAACTACGGCCTTGCCGCATTCTTCTGGGGGATCGGAAAGGTCCTGAACATGGTCAACCCCGCGATCGTCAATCAGATCAGAGATACAAGGGAAAGTCTGATAGCAAGTGGAATGAGCGGGAGTGATGTAGCTATGAGGATCGAGGAACTCAAGATTGCAGGGGAGATTCCTCCCTACAATTACACGATGCCTATTCTCATGCTCGTGGTCCTCGGCGTCATATCGATATTCCTTGCCTTCCAGCTCAAAAAGGCTGACAGGAGACAGGGATACGGACTGGAAATGCCTACGGGGCATGAAGGTTGATCGAGTAAATCGGATTGCTGCCTGTGTCTGTGTGGACACAGGATGAGATAACGGCCCGGAGAGCTTGCGCTCTTCGGGCCGTGGACTTTCATAGTCTGTGATGCTCCAGGGGCAGAGACAATGAGATTCGGGGAATTGTCGATCAGTGGAAAGTGGGCATGAAGACTTCCGGTAAAAGAGATCTTTCTCTCGATATCCTGAGGTCCGGCGCTATCCTGTATATCGTCGGGGTCTGGCATCTTCAGGAATATTCACCATCGTTCTCTTTCTCTAATGATATTACCTGTCTTATCACGGATGTAGTGCTTGCCCTGGTTTTCTATATTTCCGGATACGTGCTGTCCAGTCGTTATGATATTACCGGGTTGCCTGATCTCTTTTCCTTTTTCAGGAAGAGGATACTGAGGATATATCCCATGTATCTCGGGACGCTGGCCATCTTTGCAGTCATCCACCTGATAAGTCCCGGCGCTTTTCTGAGAGCATCGCTTCTCACAAATATGGTCACCGGCGAGAATCTCAAAACACTCTGGTTCGTCTGCCTCCTGTTACACTTATATCTGATGACACCTTTTTTTCTGTACAGGTTCAGCCCTGTCAGGATAATCGCATCATCGGCTGGATTATTCACACTTCTTGTCGTCATCAATTACGGAACCGGATATATTGATCTCAGGTTTGCCCAGTATCTTCCTGCTTTTGTCGCGGGAATACTGGTGGCGAGGGCCAGTGTTGTCGAGAATCTTCTGAAAAACAGGATTTTTCTGGTTCTTTCTCTGGTGCCCCTTACCTGTGGGTTTATCGCCTACTCCAGGTTTGACGGTCAATATTTCCGTCTCTTTATCTCAATCGGCTCTTTCCTGGCCTCTCTGGGTCTTCTTCTGTACCTCGGGCGATTGTTCAGCCACTTTTGCAACAGGAGGTTTGTCGGCTTTCTGGGTTATTCGAGTTATGCGCTATATCTTCTTCACAGGATCAGCTTTTCGACAGGGAAAAGGTTTTTCGCGCCGCAAGGTGTCGTCCCCTCGATCCTGTATTTTGTCGTGTTCATCCTGCCGGTGACTGTCATCATGGCCTATTATATTCAGAAGGCTTACGATCGTCTGATCGTAGATCGGTTTTCAGGTCGAAATTGAATTCAGATCCCCCTGGGACCCCAGGATTCTTTCCGTCGATCCGTGTCGGGGACTCTTTGATCCTCATCTTCCTTATTACCACTGAAATCAAGATACGATGAGACGGCCAGGATAAATCCGTTTCCCATCGAAGGGAGCATCGTGCCAGATGAGGCCCAGGCGAGATCGAGATTGAACGAGGAGAATCTAAACCCCAGACCCAGTCCGAGTGACATCCCATGAAATCCACCGATCGAGATCCCTGCTCTGAGAGGCATGAAACTGATTCTGCTGTATTCGCATCCGGTCGACAGTTCCGGGTCGTAGTCGGCTCCGGGAGTCGCGCGGAGCCGGAACTTGAGATCCGCTGCAAGAAGAAAGTCTCCTGCCTGGCGGGCAGCCCCGAGATTTAACTCCGGGACCAGAGTGGATACGAACGATTTCACGTCTCGATCTATTTCACTGGACTGAATGGTAGTCGAGTCGTCGGCCGTTTCGGCACTGAACGAGTCGACTGTGAAGATGTACTCGGAGAATTCCGTATCGACATTCCAGTTTATGAAGGACACCAGGTTTCTTACGCCCGCCGAGAATGTCCACTTTTCGCCGAAGAGTGAGGCGATCCCCACATCGAGTCCCAGTCCGGACCCGCCCCGTGCGGTCCGTATGAGGATCGATCCGTCAGCGTCTATGCCTGACATCGATGTAGTTGCCGTTGCTTCCGCCCTGCTCACGTTCATATAGGTTATCCCCCGGATATATTTGCAGTTCACTCCGACAGCAAGCTCACCCCAGTCGTATTTTCCAATATTGTATCCGTATGCGAGATTGAAATCGGCGTGGACGAATGCCTCGCCGTCGGCAAGGTCAGTATCGATCGTCTCGCCCATGCCGTTTCCAAAGAAGGCAAGGTCGACTACATCTCTGGACAGGCTGCCGGCAGCCGAGGCTTCCACCGTTGTCGCCAGGACCAGCGGACCTCTGGATAACGACAGGGTCGAGGCTGTGACGTTTCCTCTGAACTGAAGCCCTTCGTCCGGTATCATCGACAGGATATACTGCCGGTCTGATTCGCTGAGATTGGCTCCGTTATACTTTTCATAATCCGAGATGGAAAAGGTGTTGTTATCGAGAGCAGACCCGATCGCGAAGAGTTGGACTCGCAGCCAGGGCCGGTCCGAAAGGCCGAGGTTTCCAGGGCAGAGACCGATCGCGTCGTATCCCCTGGCGACAGCCGTATAGCTGCCGGCCATAGCTATCGACCTTGCGTCACACCATACTCCTGCCTTTATCGAAGGTCCCGGGAGGCTGGCCATCAACATGGTTGTTATCAGGAACAGTATCGATCCGTTACGTGACACAGCGCCGCCTTCCAGTGATCGTCATCATTCTTCTCCTATGGTCAGGATGACGTCCATATATGCTCTGACCGTGATCCAGTCGGTCTGGATCATTCTTACCGTCTCCCCGGCAGTGCCAGGGAACCATATCGACTGACCGATATAGATTCTTTCGTTTTCGAGGATCTGCAGATCGTCATGAGTCAGGTGAAACACATTTTCGCTGGTTCGCGCAGCCGAGACCAGTCCTTCGATCCCGATCTCACCGATGGATACCTCAATCGGCCCTATCGTAAGTTC includes the following:
- the rmuC gene encoding DNA recombination protein RmuC → MIRRLSAGGPDLEKGVRDEFRQAREEAQRAAKDLREEVSGTQKNTTETMVRSIEAIGKGQKDNLENISKRIEELTRSNEDILGKLRGTIDDKLRELQESNEKKLEQMRETVDEKLQKTLEKRLGESFKLVSERLEAVQKGLGEMKSLATGVGDLKKVLTNVKARGIWGEVQLGALLEQVLTPEQYGTNIATKKDSADRVEFAIRLPGPDEDPDECVWLPIDAKFPQEDYLRLVDASEAADPAAVQQASAALVRAVHTSAKDIRDKYLDPPNTTDFAIMFLPTEGLYAEILRQPGEVERLQNEFRIVVTGPTTLAATLSSLRMGFRTLAIEKRSSEVWKVLSAVKTEFGKFGTILDKVQKQLNAASNTIESTGARTRAMERKLREVETLPESESGALLELSDGKLDEAEETAPEE
- a CDS encoding STAS/SEC14 domain-containing protein; the protein is MGISTEIDRESGLRIHVVTGRLTMEDLIGSLEKVYSRPDYDPAMNVLWDLRDADFSAFVSPQIQQVRDFVTSNWGTEGTSHAAMVVSSDEAFGLMRMYEFYLKQKSRNEVQVFRDYDEALDWITKK
- a CDS encoding DUF885 domain-containing protein, giving the protein MLHSRSSATLVGLVILSMVLALLVLPGCASREGGNEKGNEASMNRIAERYVRLTLALGQHDKMYVDAYYGPDEWQKEAESDSMGLAAIGSETGELLAALKNLKVDGDDELLRLRHSFLARHIEALATWVKVRDGERFSFDQEAEALYDSKIPTYDESYFAETLAEIDRLLPPGEGNVQERLEKYREDFIIPKDKVAEIFTIVLEEARTRTKKYIELPEGESFEVEYVTGTSWGAYNWYKGNARSLIQVNTDLPTYIDSPLGLAAHEGYPGHHVYNALLEKNLARERGWVEYSVYPLFSPLSFLAEGTANYGIEVAFPSGERLAYERDVLYPLAGIDPERADEYARIQKLAKKLSRARIQSARMYLDQKWTREETIDYLSKYSLLSRARAGKVIDFFDEFRSYIINYYVGYDVVKEYIEGIEGTMEDPALQWKEFEKLLSTPRVPSGLS
- a CDS encoding MFS transporter translates to MVEAARRKLNESAGMRWFALILISTLLFSTYWFQDCLGPLKGLMESELGLNSDQFGRIASSTTWANLALMIIVGGIALDKWGIRKTGTLFGILAVAGAAIVALAAKGVFGSDERSTMIWMIVGRILFGTGLETVCVMVSRTVVKWFKGYELALAMGINVGFGRLGSAGTNFFGVEIANNSVFTGVSFAATLIGVSLICFLVYLILDVKFDKAAGIQAGEGDGDKFKFKDLTDLITNHSFIFIALLCVAFYSAVFPFVQYAPDLLINKFGFTSTLPDMAGWSFVEKFKAFFQNGPKVTSLIPLGTILFTPIFGRLVDKKGKAATLMIIGSLLLIFAHLSLSVFNNIILGYFGLLALGVAFSLVPAAMWPSVAKIVPENRLGTAYATMFTIQNYGLAAFFWGIGKVLNMVNPAIVNQIRDTRESLIASGMSGSDVAMRIEELKIAGEIPPYNYTMPILMLVVLGVISIFLAFQLKKADRRQGYGLEMPTGHEG
- a CDS encoding acyltransferase family protein, whose translation is MKTSGKRDLSLDILRSGAILYIVGVWHLQEYSPSFSFSNDITCLITDVVLALVFYISGYVLSSRYDITGLPDLFSFFRKRILRIYPMYLGTLAIFAVIHLISPGAFLRASLLTNMVTGENLKTLWFVCLLLHLYLMTPFFLYRFSPVRIIASSAGLFTLLVVINYGTGYIDLRFAQYLPAFVAGILVARASVVENLLKNRIFLVLSLVPLTCGFIAYSRFDGQYFRLFISIGSFLASLGLLLYLGRLFSHFCNRRFVGFLGYSSYALYLLHRISFSTGKRFFAPQGVVPSILYFVVFILPVTVIMAYYIQKAYDRLIVDRFSGRN